One window of Allobranchiibius huperziae genomic DNA carries:
- a CDS encoding ethanolamine ammonia-lyase subunit EutB has translation MDQRDAEAAVIYQQQIAGRNHRFDGLVDLMAKATPRRSGDELAGCSAESDTERAAAAWTLADLPLTTFLNEQVVPYETDAVTRLIVDSQDAAAFAPVAHLTVGGFRDWLLEQADRVNCGNSISATVARSTLSSLASGLMPEMVAAVSKIMRNQDLIAVARAVTVTSAFRTTIGLPGRVATRLQPNHPTDDPQGVAASTLDGLLMGCGDAVIGVNPATESARAVAELLLLLDDVRQRYDIPMQSCVLSHVTTTMDLIDAGAPVDLVFQSIAGTEPANRSFGVNIPLLVEANQAARSLARGTVGSNVMYLETGQGSALSAGAHLGTDSRPVDQQTLETRAYAVARMLDPLLVNTVVGFIGPEYLYDGKQIIRAGLEDHFCGKLLGLPMGVDVCYTNHAEADQDDMDTLLTLLGVAGVAFVITVPGADDVMLGYQSLSFHDAMYARQVLGLRPAPEFEAWLQRLGMMDGNGSMLPVEASSSPLRTLVQAP, from the coding sequence ACAGATAGCCGGCCGGAACCATCGATTCGACGGTCTGGTCGACCTCATGGCCAAAGCAACTCCCCGCAGGTCCGGGGACGAACTTGCCGGCTGCTCTGCTGAATCCGATACCGAGCGTGCCGCAGCGGCTTGGACGCTGGCCGACCTGCCGCTCACCACATTTCTGAACGAACAGGTCGTTCCGTACGAGACCGACGCCGTCACCCGTCTGATCGTCGACAGCCAGGACGCCGCGGCGTTCGCACCCGTTGCCCACCTCACCGTGGGTGGATTCCGCGACTGGCTGCTGGAGCAGGCCGACCGTGTCAACTGCGGCAACTCGATCTCCGCGACTGTCGCGAGGTCCACGCTCAGCTCTCTTGCTTCAGGTCTGATGCCGGAAATGGTCGCCGCCGTCTCAAAGATCATGCGCAATCAGGATCTGATCGCAGTTGCCCGAGCGGTGACGGTCACATCAGCTTTTCGTACGACTATCGGCCTACCCGGTCGCGTGGCGACCCGGTTGCAACCCAACCACCCGACCGATGATCCTCAGGGGGTTGCGGCCAGCACTCTTGACGGTCTGCTGATGGGATGCGGGGACGCAGTGATCGGCGTCAACCCGGCGACTGAATCCGCTCGTGCCGTTGCCGAGCTGCTCCTGCTGCTGGACGACGTACGGCAGCGGTATGACATACCCATGCAATCGTGCGTGCTGTCGCATGTCACAACCACCATGGACCTGATCGACGCCGGCGCTCCGGTCGACTTGGTCTTCCAGTCAATTGCGGGAACCGAGCCTGCTAACCGCAGTTTCGGCGTGAATATCCCACTCCTGGTGGAGGCCAATCAGGCGGCACGTTCACTGGCCCGGGGGACGGTCGGTTCAAACGTTATGTATCTGGAGACAGGGCAAGGATCGGCGCTGTCCGCCGGTGCCCATCTCGGAACCGACAGCCGACCAGTCGATCAGCAGACCCTTGAGACCCGCGCCTACGCCGTGGCACGAATGCTTGACCCGCTGCTGGTCAACACGGTGGTCGGCTTCATCGGTCCGGAATACCTCTATGACGGGAAACAGATCATTCGGGCGGGGCTCGAGGACCATTTCTGCGGCAAGCTCCTGGGGCTGCCAATGGGCGTTGATGTCTGCTACACCAACCACGCCGAGGCCGACCAGGACGACATGGACACACTGCTGACACTGCTCGGCGTCGCGGGGGTGGCCTTCGTCATCACCGTGCCTGGCGCGGACGACGTCATGCTGGGCTACCAGAGCCTGTCATTTCACGACGCGATGTACGCCCGTCAAGTGCTAGGGCTGCGGCCGGCGCCAGAGTTCGAGGCCTGGCTGCAACGGCTAGGCATGATGGATGGCAACGGCAGCATGCTGCCCGTTGAGGCGTCCTCCTCTCCGCTTCGGACCTTGGTGCAGGCGCCATGA
- the eutC gene encoding ethanolamine ammonia-lyase subunit EutC produces MNEPVIDDIWASLRRTTQARIGLGRTGNALPTAHVLAFRAAHAAARGAVHLPLDLQDLVRRATDVGIGTPAVVASRATSRSEYLRRPDLGRSATDLSAVPNTGADIGLVLADGLSPQALDAHGVGLLTALVARLSPSYSIAPPVIATQARVALGDAIGAAMGVKTLLVLIGERPGLSVPASLGIYLTHLPQPGLTDERRNCISNIHPPEGLDYSGAARITALLLTEAQRLGESGVRLTAEAHKNRLLD; encoded by the coding sequence ATGAATGAGCCAGTCATCGACGACATCTGGGCGTCGCTGCGGCGGACAACCCAGGCGCGTATCGGCCTGGGTCGGACAGGAAATGCCCTTCCCACCGCCCACGTACTAGCATTCCGGGCCGCGCATGCCGCCGCCCGAGGAGCCGTCCACCTACCTTTGGACCTACAAGACCTGGTCCGACGTGCGACCGACGTGGGCATCGGCACCCCCGCCGTTGTCGCCAGCCGCGCGACCAGCCGCAGCGAGTATCTCCGCCGACCTGATCTCGGCCGATCTGCGACTGACCTATCCGCAGTCCCAAACACCGGCGCGGACATCGGACTCGTCCTCGCTGACGGCCTATCGCCACAGGCCCTGGATGCTCACGGTGTCGGCCTCTTGACAGCCTTGGTCGCCCGTCTGAGCCCGAGCTACTCGATCGCACCCCCGGTCATCGCCACTCAGGCACGAGTCGCACTGGGGGACGCAATCGGCGCGGCCATGGGCGTAAAGACGCTGCTGGTGCTGATCGGGGAGCGACCAGGCCTGTCCGTGCCAGCAAGCCTAGGTATCTACTTAACGCACCTACCCCAGCCGGGCCTAACCGACGAACGACGAAACTGCATTTCCAACATCCATCCCCCAGAAGGCCTTGACTACAGCGGGGCAGCTCGCATCACCGCACTACTACTGACCGAGGCCCAACGCCTCGGCGAGTCCGGCGTGCGGCTAACGGCTGAGGCACATAAGAACCGACTCCTAGATTGA